From one Salmo salar chromosome ssa09, Ssal_v3.1, whole genome shotgun sequence genomic stretch:
- the LOC106611039 gene encoding asialoglycoprotein receptor 1 isoform X2 translates to MENYEKYTENGFDTDEAPFYHSQDQKPESTFTVRDGPSFPHYRLVTICLGPLSALLLVVAIVLGVYCNKVSESHLPLYQNLTQISSELEQLRAVRNNVIHAKEEAQRKLHRELTSLHQLEIALQQQTTSNDNFQAQIESLRKDKPQLQSQISSLEISCGLCLPGWDLLNSTCYYFAISDAIESRSWGEARKECLSYGADLVVVDSWEKQEFMSKVIQALRYSSIVRYNTGFWIGLKEEEDIEGTWTWLDGTELTQGYWADGEPNDDKKAEDCAAIYSKTHPRKTWNDAPCTHALKWICEMKARAAQELKL, encoded by the exons ATGGAGAATTACGAGAAATATACCGAAAATGGGTTCGACACAGATGAAGCTCCCTTCTATCATAGCCAAGACCAGAAACCAG AATCCACATTCACAGTAAGAGATGGGCCCAGTTTTCCGCATTACCGATTGGTTACAATATGTTTGGGGCCACTTAGTGCTCTTCTACTGGTTGTTGCCATTGTCCTGGGAGTATACT GTAATAAAGTCAGTGAGAGTCATCTTCCACTATATCAGAATTTGACACAGATCAGCAGTGAGCTGGAGCAACTCAGAGCCGTCCGGAACAATGTGATTCATGCTAAAGAGGAGGCCCAGAGAAAGTTACACAGAGAGCTCACTAGCCTCCACCAACTAGAGATAGCATTACAGCAACAGACGACCAGCAACGATAACTTTCAGGCGCAGATTGAGAGCCTTCGCAAGGACAAGCCGCAGCTGCAGTCCCAAATATCTTCGCTTG AGATAAGCTGTGGCCTATGTTTGCCAGGATGGGATCTGCTAAACTCAACATGTTACTACTTTGCCATTTCTGATGCCATTGAGTCTAGAAGCTGGGGAGAGGCCAGAAAAGAATGTTTAAGTTATGGAGCTGACCTGGTTGTGGTAGATAGCTGGGAGAAGCAG gAGTTTATGAGTAAGGTGATACAAGCATTAAGATACAGTTCAATAGTCAGGTACAACACAGGGTTCTGGATTGGAttgaaggaggaagaggatataGAGGGGACCTGGACATGGCTTGATGGGACTGAGCTGACTCAGGG GTACTGGGCAGATGGGGAGCCGAATGACGATAAGAAAGCCGAGGACTGTGCAGCCATTTACTCCAAAACACATCCCAGGAAGACTTGGAACGATGCCCCATGTACACATGCACTGAAATGGATATGTGAAATGAAAGCAAGGGCAGCCCAGGAATTAAAGTTGTAA
- the LOC106611040 gene encoding C-type lectin domain family 4 member E isoform X1, translating to MENSDISKNVFKGFKGTYNELICQDDFSTDGHPLHNRQDQQQVFMFMVRDGQSFRFYRLVAVSLGMLSALLLVVDIGLGVQCIHKLMHTVQFNSEPMHIKGFWIGLKEEEDTEGTWTWLDGTDLTQGYWEDGEPNDHYGMEDFAAIKINPMKFWNDATCTSEMQSRKA from the exons ATGGAGAATTCTGACATATCAAAAAATGTGTTTAAAGGATTCAAGGGAACATATAATGAGCTGATATGTCAGGATGATTTCAGCACAGATGGACATCCTCTCCATAACAGACAAGACCAACAACAAG TGTTCATGTTCATGGTGAGAGATGGGCAGAGTTTTCGATTCTACCGATTGGTTGCAGTGAGTCTGGGCATGCTCAGTGCTCTTCTACTGGTCGTTGACATTGGTCTGGGGGTCCAAT GCATTCATAAGTTGATGCACACAGTGCAGTTTAACTCCGAACCCATGCACATAAAAGGGTTCTGGATAGGActgaaggaggaagaggatacAGAGGGGACCTGGACATGGCTTGATGGGACTGATCTGACTCAGGG GTACTGGGAAGATGGAGAGCCCAATGACCACTATGGAATGGAGGACTTTGCGGCCATCAAAATAAATCCCATGAAGTTCTGGAATGATGCTACTTGTACAAGTGAAATGCAATCAAGGAAGGCTTAG
- the LOC106611039 gene encoding C-type lectin domain family 10 member A isoform X1, producing the protein MENYEKYTENGFDTDEAPFYHSQDQKPESTFTVRDGPSFPHYRLVTICLGPLSALLLVVAIVLGVYLILGPSLIPTGNKVSESHLPLYQNLTQISSELEQLRAVRNNVIHAKEEAQRKLHRELTSLHQLEIALQQQTTSNDNFQAQIESLRKDKPQLQSQISSLEISCGLCLPGWDLLNSTCYYFAISDAIESRSWGEARKECLSYGADLVVVDSWEKQEFMSKVIQALRYSSIVRYNTGFWIGLKEEEDIEGTWTWLDGTELTQGYWADGEPNDDKKAEDCAAIYSKTHPRKTWNDAPCTHALKWICEMKARAAQELKL; encoded by the exons ATGGAGAATTACGAGAAATATACCGAAAATGGGTTCGACACAGATGAAGCTCCCTTCTATCATAGCCAAGACCAGAAACCAG AATCCACATTCACAGTAAGAGATGGGCCCAGTTTTCCGCATTACCGATTGGTTACAATATGTTTGGGGCCACTTAGTGCTCTTCTACTGGTTGTTGCCATTGTCCTGGGAGTATACT TGATATTGGGTCCCTCTTTGATCCCCACAGGTAATAAAGTCAGTGAGAGTCATCTTCCACTATATCAGAATTTGACACAGATCAGCAGTGAGCTGGAGCAACTCAGAGCCGTCCGGAACAATGTGATTCATGCTAAAGAGGAGGCCCAGAGAAAGTTACACAGAGAGCTCACTAGCCTCCACCAACTAGAGATAGCATTACAGCAACAGACGACCAGCAACGATAACTTTCAGGCGCAGATTGAGAGCCTTCGCAAGGACAAGCCGCAGCTGCAGTCCCAAATATCTTCGCTTG AGATAAGCTGTGGCCTATGTTTGCCAGGATGGGATCTGCTAAACTCAACATGTTACTACTTTGCCATTTCTGATGCCATTGAGTCTAGAAGCTGGGGAGAGGCCAGAAAAGAATGTTTAAGTTATGGAGCTGACCTGGTTGTGGTAGATAGCTGGGAGAAGCAG gAGTTTATGAGTAAGGTGATACAAGCATTAAGATACAGTTCAATAGTCAGGTACAACACAGGGTTCTGGATTGGAttgaaggaggaagaggatataGAGGGGACCTGGACATGGCTTGATGGGACTGAGCTGACTCAGGG GTACTGGGCAGATGGGGAGCCGAATGACGATAAGAAAGCCGAGGACTGTGCAGCCATTTACTCCAAAACACATCCCAGGAAGACTTGGAACGATGCCCCATGTACACATGCACTGAAATGGATATGTGAAATGAAAGCAAGGGCAGCCCAGGAATTAAAGTTGTAA
- the LOC106611038 gene encoding C-type lectin domain family 4 member G isoform X2, protein MENSDISKNVFKGFKGTYNELICQDDFSTDGHPLHNRQDQQQVFMFMVRDGQSFRFYRLVAVSLGMLSALLLVVDIGLGVQYSKVSEKYGPLYQNLTYISSELEQLRATHSNMIHAKEEALTMLQKELQKVNKTSRQLGSAKHTGMELQRQVESLQEQKVALQSRVTEVVESCGRCLPGWTLLNSLCYYFPLSNSIPLKTWDRSRDYCIKKGADLAIIDSDEKQDFINKAIQALRYSSGSWHLTGFWIGLKEEEDTEGTWTWLDGTELTQGYWADGEPNDDMNNEDCAAIYSKNHPKATWDAMKTWNDAPCRYALKWICEMKAKAAQELKL, encoded by the exons ATGGAGAATTCTGACATATCAAAAAATGTGTTTAAAGGATTCAAGGGAACATATAATGAGCTGATATGTCAGGATGATTTCAGCACAGATGGACATCCTCTCCATAACAGACAAGACCAACAACAAG TGTTCATGTTCATGGTGAGAGATGGGCAGAGTTTTCGATTCTACCGATTGGTTGCAGTGAGTCTGGGCATGCTCAGTGCTCTTCTACTGGTCGTTGACATTGGTCTGGGGGTCCAAT ACAGCAAAGTCAGTGAGAAGTATGGTCCACTATATCAGAACTTGACATATATCAGCAGTGAGCTGGAGCAACTCAGAGCCACCCACAGTAATATGATCCATGCTAAAGAGGAGGCCTTGACAATGTTGCAGAAAGAGCTCCAAAAGGTGAACAAAACCAGCAGGCAGCTCGGGAGTGCCAAACACACCGGCATGGAGTTACAGAGGCAGGTTGAAAGCCTTCAGGAACAGAAGGTGGCATTGCAGTCCCGGGTCACTGAAGTTG TGGAAAGCTGTGGCCGTTGTTTGCCAGGATGGACATTGCTCAACTCGTTGTGTTACTACTTTCCCTTGTCTAACTCCATTCCTCTGAAAACGTGGGACAGAAGCAGAGATTACTGCATTAAAAAAGGAGCTGACCTGGCAATAATAGATAGTGACGAGAAGCAG gATTTTATCAATAAGGCAATACAAGCATTAAGATACAGCTCAGGATCCTGGCACCTAACAGGGTTCTGGATTGGActgaaggaggaagaggatacAGAGGGGACCTGGACATGGCTTGATGGGACTGAACTGACTCAGGG ATACTGGGCAGATGGGGAGCCTAACGACGATATGAATAACGAGGACTGTGCAGCCATTTACTCCAAAAACCATCCAAAGGCGACTTGGGATGCCATGAAGACTTGGAACGATGCCCCATGTAGATATGCACTGAAATGGATATGTGAAATGAAAGCAAAGGCAGCCCAGGAATTAAAGTTGTAA
- the LOC106611038 gene encoding C-type lectin domain family 4 member G isoform X1: MENSDISKNVFKGFKGTYNELICQDDFSTDGHPLHNRQDQQQVFMFMVRDGQSFRFYRLVAVSLGMLSALLLVVDIGLGVQLMLGLSLVPTDSKVSEKYGPLYQNLTYISSELEQLRATHSNMIHAKEEALTMLQKELQKVNKTSRQLGSAKHTGMELQRQVESLQEQKVALQSRVTEVVESCGRCLPGWTLLNSLCYYFPLSNSIPLKTWDRSRDYCIKKGADLAIIDSDEKQDFINKAIQALRYSSGSWHLTGFWIGLKEEEDTEGTWTWLDGTELTQGYWADGEPNDDMNNEDCAAIYSKNHPKATWDAMKTWNDAPCRYALKWICEMKAKAAQELKL; encoded by the exons ATGGAGAATTCTGACATATCAAAAAATGTGTTTAAAGGATTCAAGGGAACATATAATGAGCTGATATGTCAGGATGATTTCAGCACAGATGGACATCCTCTCCATAACAGACAAGACCAACAACAAG TGTTCATGTTCATGGTGAGAGATGGGCAGAGTTTTCGATTCTACCGATTGGTTGCAGTGAGTCTGGGCATGCTCAGTGCTCTTCTACTGGTCGTTGACATTGGTCTGGGGGTCCAAT TgatgttaggtctctctttggtCCCCACAGACAGCAAAGTCAGTGAGAAGTATGGTCCACTATATCAGAACTTGACATATATCAGCAGTGAGCTGGAGCAACTCAGAGCCACCCACAGTAATATGATCCATGCTAAAGAGGAGGCCTTGACAATGTTGCAGAAAGAGCTCCAAAAGGTGAACAAAACCAGCAGGCAGCTCGGGAGTGCCAAACACACCGGCATGGAGTTACAGAGGCAGGTTGAAAGCCTTCAGGAACAGAAGGTGGCATTGCAGTCCCGGGTCACTGAAGTTG TGGAAAGCTGTGGCCGTTGTTTGCCAGGATGGACATTGCTCAACTCGTTGTGTTACTACTTTCCCTTGTCTAACTCCATTCCTCTGAAAACGTGGGACAGAAGCAGAGATTACTGCATTAAAAAAGGAGCTGACCTGGCAATAATAGATAGTGACGAGAAGCAG gATTTTATCAATAAGGCAATACAAGCATTAAGATACAGCTCAGGATCCTGGCACCTAACAGGGTTCTGGATTGGActgaaggaggaagaggatacAGAGGGGACCTGGACATGGCTTGATGGGACTGAACTGACTCAGGG ATACTGGGCAGATGGGGAGCCTAACGACGATATGAATAACGAGGACTGTGCAGCCATTTACTCCAAAAACCATCCAAAGGCGACTTGGGATGCCATGAAGACTTGGAACGATGCCCCATGTAGATATGCACTGAAATGGATATGTGAAATGAAAGCAAAGGCAGCCCAGGAATTAAAGTTGTAA
- the LOC106611040 gene encoding C-type lectin 1 isoform X2 has protein sequence MADPANTVLVQNTKCSETRLRELQKVNKTSRQLGSAKHTGMELQRQVESLQEQVALQSSATEVGIHKLMHTVQFNSEPMHIKGFWIGLKEEEDTEGTWTWLDGTDLTQGYWEDGEPNDHYGMEDFAAIKINPMKFWNDATCTSEMQSRKA, from the exons ATGGCGGACCCTGCGAACACTGTGCTG GTACagaatacaaaatgctctgagaccaggttgcgaGAGCTCCAAAAGGTGAACAAAACCAGCAGGCAGCTAGGGAGTGCCAAACACACCGGCATGGAGTTACAGAGGCAGGTTGAAAGCCTTCAGGAACAGGTGGCATTGCAGTCCAGCGCCACTGAAGTTG GCATTCATAAGTTGATGCACACAGTGCAGTTTAACTCCGAACCCATGCACATAAAAGGGTTCTGGATAGGActgaaggaggaagaggatacAGAGGGGACCTGGACATGGCTTGATGGGACTGATCTGACTCAGGG GTACTGGGAAGATGGAGAGCCCAATGACCACTATGGAATGGAGGACTTTGCGGCCATCAAAATAAATCCCATGAAGTTCTGGAATGATGCTACTTGTACAAGTGAAATGCAATCAAGGAAGGCTTAG